One Brassica napus cultivar Da-Ae chromosome C4, Da-Ae, whole genome shotgun sequence genomic region harbors:
- the LOC106395158 gene encoding AT-hook motif nuclear-localized protein 22-like: MDQVSRSLPFLSRDLHLHPHHQFQHQKQLHEIDQHRISGLKRDRDTEIDPNEHSPAGKDQNTPGSGGESGGGGGGDNQITRRPRGRPAGSKNKPKPPIIVTRDSANALKSHVMEVANGCDVMESVTVFARRRQRGVCVLSGNGAVTNVTIRQPATVPGGGSSVVNLHGRFEILSLSGSFLPPPAPPAASGLTIYLAGGQGQVVGGSVVGPLMASGPVVIMAASFGNAAYERLPLEEEDQEEQQTSGAVVNNNNIDGNATMGGGAQTQQQQQQLMQDPTSFIQGLQPNLMSSSVQLPGEAYWGTPRPSF; the protein is encoded by the coding sequence ATGGATCAAGTCTCTCGCTCTCTTCCTTTTCTCTCAAGAGATCTTCATCTTCACCCACACCATCAGTTTCAGCATCAGAAGCAACTCCACGAGATCGACCAGCACCGAATCAGCGGCCTAAAACGCGACCGAGACACTGAGATCGATCCAAACGAGCACTCTCCAGCCGGTAAAGATCAAAACACTCCCGGCTCCGGCGGAGAAAGcggcggtggaggaggaggagataaTCAAATCACGAGAAGACCACGTGGCAGACCAGCTGGATCCAAGAACAAACCAAAACCACCAATCATCGTCACGAGAGACAGCGCGAACGCTCTCAAATCCCATGTGATGGAAGTAGCCAACGGATGTGACGTCATGGAAAGCGTCACGGTCTTCGCTCGCCGTCGCCAACGCGGTGTATGCGTTTTGAGCGGAAACGGCGCCGTTACTAACGTTACCATAAGACAGCCAGCTACGGTACCTGGTGGTGGTTCATCTGTGGTTAACTTGCACGGACGCTTCGAGATTCTTTCTCTCTCGGGATCTTTCCTCCCTCCTCCAGCTCCACCCGCTGCTTCCGGTCTAACGATTTACTTAGCCGGTGGTCAAGGACAAGTAGTTGGAGGGAGCGTGGTGGGACCACTCATGGCTTCGGGACCTGTGGTGATTATGGCCGCTTCGTTTGGGAACGCTGCGTATGAGAGGTTGCCTTTAGAGGAAGAAGATCAGGAAGAGCAGCAAACGTCTGGAGCGGttgttaataataataatatcgaTGGAAACGCAACGATGGGTGGTGGGGCGCAAacgcagcagcagcagcaacagttGATGCAAGATCCGACGTCGTTTATTCAAGGGTTGCAACCAAATCTTATGAGTTCATCTGTTCAATTGCCAGGCGAAGCTTATTGGGGAACTCCGCGACCATCTTTCTAA
- the LOC106396899 gene encoding 4-hydroxy-tetrahydrodipicolinate synthase 2, chloroplastic — MAALKGYGLCSMDSAMHFPCPKPFQAYKRKSSKWISPKAAVLPNFHLPMRSLEVKNRTNTDDIKALRLITAIKTPYLPDGRFDLEAYDDLINIQIQNGAEGVIVVGTTGEGQLMSWDEHIMLIGHTVNCFGASIKVIGNTGSNSTREAIHATEQGFAVGMHAALHINPYYGKTSIDGMIAHFQSVLHMGPTIIYNVPGRTGQDIPPRVVFELSRSSNLAGVKECVGNERVEEYTENGVSVWSGNDDECHDSRWDYGATGVISVTSNLVPGLMRKLVFEGKNSELNEKLRPLMGWLFREPNPIGLNTALAQLGVARPVFRLPYVPLPLAKRVEFVRMVEEIGREHFVGERDVQALDDDDFILIGRY; from the exons ATGGCTGCTTTGAAAGGTTACGGCTTGTGTTCTATGGACTCTGCTATGCACTTCCCCTGTCCAAAGCCATTCCAGGCCTACAAGAG AAAGAGCTCGAAATGGATCTCTCCAAAAGCAGCTGTGTTACCCAACTTCCACCTCCCTATGCGCAGCTTAGAGGTCAAAAACAG GACCAACACAGATGACATCAAAGCCCTACGACTCATAACAGCCATCAAAACGCCTTACCTCCCCGACGGGAGATTCGACCTAGAAGCCTACGACGACCTCATCAACATCCAGATCCAAAACGGCGCGGAAGGCGTCATCGTCGTCGGCACGACCGGCGAAGGCCAGCTCATGAGCTGGGACGAGCACATCATGCTCATAGGCCACACCGTCAACTGCTTCGGCGCAAGCATCAAAGTCATCGGCAACACCGGAAGCAACTCCACCAGAGAAGCCATCCACGCCACCGAGCAGGGGTTCGCCGTCGGGATGCACGCCGCCCTCCACATCAACCCTTACTACGGCAAAACATCTATCGACGGTATGATCGCCCATTTTCAGTCCGTTCTCCATATGGGGCCCACGATTATCTACAACGTCCCCGGCCGCACGGGGCAGGACATTCCGCCACGTGTCGTTTTCGAGCTTTCTAGGAGTTCTAATTTAGCTGGCGTGAAGGAGTGCGTCGGGAACGAGAGGGTCGAGGAGTATACGGAGAATGGGGTTTCTGTGTGGAGCGGGAACGATGACGAGTGTCATGACTCGAGGTGGGACTATGGAGCGACGGGGGTTATATCGGTTACGAGTAACTTGGTTCCTGGTTTGATGAGGAAGCTGGTGTTTGAAGGGAAGAACTCGGAGTTGAACGAGAAGCTAAGGCCGTTGATGGGGTGGCTGTTCCGGGAGCCGAACCCGATTGGGCTCAACACTGCTTTGGCCCAGCTCGGTGTGGCGAGGCCCGTTTTCAGGTTGCCGTATGTTCCGTTGCCTTTGGCTAAGAGGGTTGAGTTTGTGAGGATGGTGGAGGAGATTGGGAGGGAGCATTTTGTTGGTGAGAGGGATGTCCAGGCtcttgatgatgatgactttATCCTTATCGGTCGATATTAG
- the LOC106394556 gene encoding protein LITTLE ZIPPER 1, translating into MQKTFIYITPLYIHLSSYPNTSHFFLSLSLESPKMCLSSSRPFSDTPTRLVLYLKTQTHVRIPRLSRRRRMWRKEKEMEMKNIRLYMENQYIIQENEKLKKKALLLHQENKALFSQLQTKKVSHVP; encoded by the exons atgcaaaaaactTTCATCTATATAACGCCTCTCTATATCCATCTCTCCAGCTACCCAAACACTTCTCACTTcttcttgtctctctctcttgaatcTCCAAAGATGTGTTTGAGTTCTTCACGACCATTCTCAGACACACCCACGAGATTAGTTTTGTACCTCAAAACACAAACCCACGTTCGTATCCCTCGCCTATCCAG GAGGAGAAGGATGTGGAGGAAGGAAAAGGAGATGGAGATGAAAAATATAAGGCTTTACATGGAGAACCAATACATCATACAAGAGAATGAGAAACTCAAGAAGAaagctcttcttcttcaccaagaAAACAAAGCTCTCTTCTCTCAGCTTCAGACCAAAAAAGTTTCACATGTTCCATAA
- the LOC106396639 gene encoding myosin heavy chain, non-muscle isoform X1, whose product MASTAADGKIAAAASSRINSSQNDASASPSMNSKDFIVSVAANIASQPLQNYDSNVWGVLTAISNNARKRRQGINILLNSDEHCFGRLPSHASYQVESNAISGNHCKIHRKVVTGGDASVFLEDTSTNGTFLNWERVKKKGPEVRVQHGDIISFAAPPDHEKAFAFVYREILGNNPAVSSMSRKRKAEDITCEIKRPKGIGIGGPDGPISLDDFKSLQRSNTELRKQLEAQVLTVDTLRNESRAIVELHESEIKQMKESVAKSFQNELTELRELIDTRQKELAQVNKVSAEQKHSIDDLGERLSGSLQSLSEANDIIKSQKATIDELKTGLDEERSQRKEERETAAAEIKAAIHKCQIEAQEELNRFSDVAMRHEREQQEVINKMKETEKERSTQVETLMSKLEDTRQKLVYSDNRNRQLEAQLSEEQLASANAQKKMGELDLEIKRLQKDLENEKQAAREEAWAKVSALELEISAALRDLDVERQRHRGARERIMLRETQLRAFYSTTEEISALFAKQQEQLKNMQRTLEDEENCDNISLDIDLNPVNRSLIRGNNTREDVRATNCAAKASSSTSGQRSDRNEVVDTSCEDADATQKHDCEIMSQEGQNTQEADYTSSDKVSKGGFGSDIGVVGTAPTSGTDPVGTEQVDETQSPGNDHLRKSVISAGDTMQIDFETQVHEGDQNDEAALLLRNNPLNDGRDTQDTEGVGTVRTSDLLASEVAGSWAYSTAPSVHGENEAERSREDEESQTQRIKEVAAQVGESQTKPTVPEVLDTTRKADAEQVAVEETMGIIEQGKINHDKVSSDSETVSCSGTDDDDHVKEKLGPVSDSDTEGSDMNDDKLRAHSLDSDSEGSHEADENQKQVDTMDEDDKAP is encoded by the exons ATGGCGTCTACCGCGGCTGACGGTAAGATTGCGGCTGCTGCTTCGTCGCGGATCAATAGTAGCCAAAACGACGCTTCTGCATCTCCGTCGATGAACTCCAAGGACTTCATCGTCTCCGTCGCTGCTAACATCGCCTCTCAGCCGCTGCAGAACTACGACTCGAACGTCTGGGGCGTCCTCACCGCAATTTCGAATAACGCTCGCAAACGCCGCCAG GGAATAAACATACTTTTGAATTCTGATGAGCATTGCTTCGGGCGGCTGCCGAGTCACGCGAGCTATCAGGTCGAGTCGAATGCTATAAGTGGGAATCACTGTAAGATACATCGTAAGGTGGTCACAGGCGGTGATGCGTCTGTCTTCTTGGAAGACACTAG CACGAATGGTACGTTTCTCAATTGGGAgagagtgaagaagaaaggTCCTGAAGTCAGGGTTCAGCATGGTGACATCATATCTTTTGCTGCTCCTCCTGACCATG aGAAGGCGTTTGCATTTGTATACCGCGAAATACTTGGAAACAATCCTGCGGTTTCCTCCATGAGCAGAAAAAGAAAAGCAG AGGATATAACTTGTGAAATTAAGAGGCCGAAGGGGATTGGGATTGGTGGTCCTGATGGTCCAATATCTTTGGATGATTTTAAGAGCCTCCAGCGATCAAACACA GAACTGAGGAAACAGTTAGAAGCGCAAGTGCTTACCGTTGACACTCTGCGTAATGAGTCCCGGGCTATTGTGGAGCTGCATGAAAGT GAAATTAAACAGATGAAAGAATCCGTTGCAAAATCTTTTCAGAATGAATTGACTGAGCTGCGTGAGCTAATAGATACTAGGCAAAAAGAACTGGCGCAGGTCAACAAAGTATCAGCCGAACAGAAGCATTCCATAGATGACCTTGGCGAGAGACTAAGCGGTTCTTTGCAATCACTCAGTGAAGCAAATGACATAATTAAAAG TCAAAAGGCGACTATAGATGAACTGAAGACAGGGCTGGATGAAGAGAGAAGTCAAAGAAAAGAGGAACGAGAAACCGCCGCTGCTGAAATAAAAGCTGCGATACATAAATGCCAAATTGAGGCTCAGGAAGAATTGAACAGATTTTCTGATGTTGCTATGAGACACGAGAGGGAACAACAAGAAGTAATCAACAAAATGAAG GAGACAGAGAAAGAAAGGTCCACCCAAGTAGAAACTTTGATGTCCAAATTg GAAGATACGAGGCAGAAGCTGGTCTACTCTGACAATAGAAACCGCCAGCTAGAAGCACAACTTTCAGAGGAGCAGCTTGCTTCTGCTAATGCACAAAAA AAAATGGGAGAACTTGACCTTGAAATAAAAAGACTGCAAAAGGATCTGGAGAACGAAAAG CAGGCAGCCCGAGAAGAAGCATGGGCAAAAGTGTCTGCCTTAGAACTAGAGATAAGTGCTGCTCTTCGAGATCTTGACGTTGAAAGACAGAGACACCGTGGTGCAAGAGAAAGAATCATGCTCCG TGAAACTCAGTTGCGGGCATTTTATTCTACGACTGAGGAGATCTCAGCTCTGTTTGCAAAGCAGCaggaacagctcaagaacatgCAGAGAACTCTAGAAGATGAGGAAAATTGTGACAATATTTCATTAGATATTGATCTTAATCCAGTAAACAGAAGTCTCATCAGAGGTAATAATACTCGGGAAGATGTCAGAGCAACGAACTGTGCTGCCAAGGCAAGCTCCTCCACATCAGGGCAAAGATCTGACAGAAACGAAGTTGTTGATACGTCCTGTGAAGATGCGGATGCTACTCAGAAGCATGACTGTGAGATCATGAGTCAGGAAGGCCAAAACACCCAAGAAGCTGATTATACAAGCTCTGATAAAGTCTCCAAGGGTGGATTTGGCTCCGACATAGGCGTTGTTGGTACAGCACCCACTTCGGGAACAGACCCTGTAGGAACAGAGCAAGTTGACGAAACTCAGAGTCCAGGAAATGACCATCTGAGGAAGTCAGTCATCTCAGCTGGTGACACAATGCAAATAGACTTTGAAACTCAGGTGCATGAAGGTGATCAGAATGATGAAGCTGCTCTCTTGTTAAGGAACAACCCCTTGAACGATGGAAGAGATACGCAAGACACAGAGGGAGTAGGCACTGTAAGAACGTCAGATCTTTTAGCTTCTGAAGTTGCTGGGAGTTGGGCTTATAGCACAGCTCCTTCTGTACATGGAGAAAACGAAGCCGAAAGAAGCAGAGAGGATGAAGAGAGTCAGACTCAAAGAATCAAGGAAGTGGCCGCTCAAGTAGGGGAGAGTCAAACTAAACCGACAGTTCCTGAGGTCCTGGACACTACAAGGAAAGCTGACGCTGAGCAAGTCGCTGTTGAGGAGACAATGGGGATCATTGAACAGGGAAAAATAAATCATGATAAGGTTTCTTCCGACTCTGAGACAGTGAGTTGTTCTGGTACAGATGATGATGACCATGTGAAGGAGAAACTTGGTCCTGTCTCAGACTCGGACACAGAGGGTTCTGATATGAATGATGACAAGCTGAGAGCACACTCTTTGGATTCGGATAGTGAAGGAAGCCACGAAGCTGATGAAAATCAAAAACAGGTGGACACCATGGACGAAGACGATAAAGCTCCTTAG
- the LOC106396639 gene encoding myosin-11 isoform X2, with protein MASTAADGKIAAAASSRINSSQNDASASPSMNSKDFIVSVAANIASQPLQNYDSNVWGVLTAISNNARKRRQGINILLNSDEHCFGRLPSHASYQVESNAISGNHCKIHRKVVTGGDASVFLEDTSTNGTFLNWERVKKKGPEVRVQHGDIISFAAPPDHEKAFAFVYREILGNNPAVSSMSRKRKAEDITCEIKRPKGIGIGGPDGPISLDDFKSLQRSNTELRKQLEAQVLTVDTLRNESRAIVELHESEIKQMKESVAKSFQNELTELRELIDTRQKELAQVNKVSAEQKHSIDDLGERLSGSLQSLSEANDIIKSQKATIDELKTGLDEERSQRKEERETAAAEIKAAIHKCQIEAQEELNRFSDVAMRHEREQQEVINKMKETEKERSTQVETLMSKLEDTRQKLVYSDNRNRQLEAQLSEEQLASANAQKKMGELDLEIKRLQKDLENEKAAREEAWAKVSALELEISAALRDLDVERQRHRGARERIMLRETQLRAFYSTTEEISALFAKQQEQLKNMQRTLEDEENCDNISLDIDLNPVNRSLIRGNNTREDVRATNCAAKASSSTSGQRSDRNEVVDTSCEDADATQKHDCEIMSQEGQNTQEADYTSSDKVSKGGFGSDIGVVGTAPTSGTDPVGTEQVDETQSPGNDHLRKSVISAGDTMQIDFETQVHEGDQNDEAALLLRNNPLNDGRDTQDTEGVGTVRTSDLLASEVAGSWAYSTAPSVHGENEAERSREDEESQTQRIKEVAAQVGESQTKPTVPEVLDTTRKADAEQVAVEETMGIIEQGKINHDKVSSDSETVSCSGTDDDDHVKEKLGPVSDSDTEGSDMNDDKLRAHSLDSDSEGSHEADENQKQVDTMDEDDKAP; from the exons ATGGCGTCTACCGCGGCTGACGGTAAGATTGCGGCTGCTGCTTCGTCGCGGATCAATAGTAGCCAAAACGACGCTTCTGCATCTCCGTCGATGAACTCCAAGGACTTCATCGTCTCCGTCGCTGCTAACATCGCCTCTCAGCCGCTGCAGAACTACGACTCGAACGTCTGGGGCGTCCTCACCGCAATTTCGAATAACGCTCGCAAACGCCGCCAG GGAATAAACATACTTTTGAATTCTGATGAGCATTGCTTCGGGCGGCTGCCGAGTCACGCGAGCTATCAGGTCGAGTCGAATGCTATAAGTGGGAATCACTGTAAGATACATCGTAAGGTGGTCACAGGCGGTGATGCGTCTGTCTTCTTGGAAGACACTAG CACGAATGGTACGTTTCTCAATTGGGAgagagtgaagaagaaaggTCCTGAAGTCAGGGTTCAGCATGGTGACATCATATCTTTTGCTGCTCCTCCTGACCATG aGAAGGCGTTTGCATTTGTATACCGCGAAATACTTGGAAACAATCCTGCGGTTTCCTCCATGAGCAGAAAAAGAAAAGCAG AGGATATAACTTGTGAAATTAAGAGGCCGAAGGGGATTGGGATTGGTGGTCCTGATGGTCCAATATCTTTGGATGATTTTAAGAGCCTCCAGCGATCAAACACA GAACTGAGGAAACAGTTAGAAGCGCAAGTGCTTACCGTTGACACTCTGCGTAATGAGTCCCGGGCTATTGTGGAGCTGCATGAAAGT GAAATTAAACAGATGAAAGAATCCGTTGCAAAATCTTTTCAGAATGAATTGACTGAGCTGCGTGAGCTAATAGATACTAGGCAAAAAGAACTGGCGCAGGTCAACAAAGTATCAGCCGAACAGAAGCATTCCATAGATGACCTTGGCGAGAGACTAAGCGGTTCTTTGCAATCACTCAGTGAAGCAAATGACATAATTAAAAG TCAAAAGGCGACTATAGATGAACTGAAGACAGGGCTGGATGAAGAGAGAAGTCAAAGAAAAGAGGAACGAGAAACCGCCGCTGCTGAAATAAAAGCTGCGATACATAAATGCCAAATTGAGGCTCAGGAAGAATTGAACAGATTTTCTGATGTTGCTATGAGACACGAGAGGGAACAACAAGAAGTAATCAACAAAATGAAG GAGACAGAGAAAGAAAGGTCCACCCAAGTAGAAACTTTGATGTCCAAATTg GAAGATACGAGGCAGAAGCTGGTCTACTCTGACAATAGAAACCGCCAGCTAGAAGCACAACTTTCAGAGGAGCAGCTTGCTTCTGCTAATGCACAAAAA AAAATGGGAGAACTTGACCTTGAAATAAAAAGACTGCAAAAGGATCTGGAGAACGAAAAG GCAGCCCGAGAAGAAGCATGGGCAAAAGTGTCTGCCTTAGAACTAGAGATAAGTGCTGCTCTTCGAGATCTTGACGTTGAAAGACAGAGACACCGTGGTGCAAGAGAAAGAATCATGCTCCG TGAAACTCAGTTGCGGGCATTTTATTCTACGACTGAGGAGATCTCAGCTCTGTTTGCAAAGCAGCaggaacagctcaagaacatgCAGAGAACTCTAGAAGATGAGGAAAATTGTGACAATATTTCATTAGATATTGATCTTAATCCAGTAAACAGAAGTCTCATCAGAGGTAATAATACTCGGGAAGATGTCAGAGCAACGAACTGTGCTGCCAAGGCAAGCTCCTCCACATCAGGGCAAAGATCTGACAGAAACGAAGTTGTTGATACGTCCTGTGAAGATGCGGATGCTACTCAGAAGCATGACTGTGAGATCATGAGTCAGGAAGGCCAAAACACCCAAGAAGCTGATTATACAAGCTCTGATAAAGTCTCCAAGGGTGGATTTGGCTCCGACATAGGCGTTGTTGGTACAGCACCCACTTCGGGAACAGACCCTGTAGGAACAGAGCAAGTTGACGAAACTCAGAGTCCAGGAAATGACCATCTGAGGAAGTCAGTCATCTCAGCTGGTGACACAATGCAAATAGACTTTGAAACTCAGGTGCATGAAGGTGATCAGAATGATGAAGCTGCTCTCTTGTTAAGGAACAACCCCTTGAACGATGGAAGAGATACGCAAGACACAGAGGGAGTAGGCACTGTAAGAACGTCAGATCTTTTAGCTTCTGAAGTTGCTGGGAGTTGGGCTTATAGCACAGCTCCTTCTGTACATGGAGAAAACGAAGCCGAAAGAAGCAGAGAGGATGAAGAGAGTCAGACTCAAAGAATCAAGGAAGTGGCCGCTCAAGTAGGGGAGAGTCAAACTAAACCGACAGTTCCTGAGGTCCTGGACACTACAAGGAAAGCTGACGCTGAGCAAGTCGCTGTTGAGGAGACAATGGGGATCATTGAACAGGGAAAAATAAATCATGATAAGGTTTCTTCCGACTCTGAGACAGTGAGTTGTTCTGGTACAGATGATGATGACCATGTGAAGGAGAAACTTGGTCCTGTCTCAGACTCGGACACAGAGGGTTCTGATATGAATGATGACAAGCTGAGAGCACACTCTTTGGATTCGGATAGTGAAGGAAGCCACGAAGCTGATGAAAATCAAAAACAGGTGGACACCATGGACGAAGACGATAAAGCTCCTTAG
- the LOC106396166 gene encoding fasciclin-like arabinogalactan protein 8 → MAAPQTFSLLALTFSLLALASTVRCHNITQILADNPEYSSFNSYLSQTKLADEINSRSTITLLVLNNGAMASLAGKHPLSVIKNALSLLVLLDYYDPQKLHKISDGTVLTTTLYQTTGNAPGNLGFVNITDLKGGKVGFGSAASGSKLDSSYTKSVKQIPYNISVLEIDAPIISPGLLTAPAPSAAVSNLTGLLEKAGCKTFAGLLVSSGVLKTYESTIEKGLTVFAPNDEAFKDDDVPDLTKLTQAEVVSLLEYHALAEYKPKGSLKTNKNKISTLATNGAGKYDITTSTSGDEVVLHTGIAPSRLADTVLDATPVVIFSVDKVLLPPELFGNATSPAPAPAPVTAPTPSPAEGPSPTAASPPAPPTDESPESSPSDSPVGSANSKSANAAVAVSSPSLFTALVTLVAVAVSVSL, encoded by the coding sequence ATGGCGGCGCCTCAGacattctctctcctcgccCTCACTTTCTCTCTCCTCGCCCTCGCTTCCACCGTACGATGCCACAACATCACCCAAATCCTCGCTGATAACCCGGAGTACTCCTCCTTCAACAGCTACCTCTCTCAGACCAAGCTCGCCGACGAAATCAACAGCCGCTCGACGATCACCCTCCTCGTCCTCAACAACGGCGCGATGGCTTCCCTCGCCGGAAAACACCCGCTCTCCGTCATCAAAAACGCTCTGAGCCTCCTCGTCCTCCTCGACTACTACGACCCCCAGAAACTCCACAAGATCTCCGACGGCACGGTTCTCACCACCACGCTCTACCAAACCACCGGAAACGCCCCTGGAAACTTAGGCTTCGTCAACATCACCGACCTCAAGGGAGGCAAAGTCGGCTTCGGCTCCGCCGCCTCAGGCTCCAAGCTCGACTCCTCCTACACGAAGTCCGTCAAGCAGATCCCTTACAACATCTCCGTCCTCGAGATCGACGCTCCGATCATATCTCCGGGACTCTTGACCGCCCCCGCTCCTTCCGCCGCCGTGTCGAACCTAACCGGTTTGCTCGAGAAAGCCGGTTGCAAAACCTTCGCCGGTTTGCTCGTCTCGAGCGGCGTACTCAAGACCTACGAGTCCACCATCGAGAAAGGCTTGACGGTTTTCGCGCCCAACGATGAGGCTTTCAAAGACGACGACGTTCCGGATCTGACGAAGCTCACGCAAGCTGAGGTGGTCTCGCTCCTAGAGTATCACGCCCTCGCTGAGTACAAGCCCAAAGGCTCTTTGAAgactaacaaaaacaaaatctccACTTTGGCCACCAACGGCGCCGGGAAATACGATATCACGACGTCGACCTCCGGCGACGAAGTGGTTCTCCACACCGGCATTGCTCCGTCGAGACTCGCCGACACGGTGCTTGACGCCACTCCGGTCGTGATATTCTCGGTGGATAAAGTCCTCCTCCCTCCTGAGCTATTCGGAAACGCCACTTCTCCGGCGCCGGCGCCGGCTCCGGTTACTGCACCGACACCATCTCCGGCGGAAGGTCCTTCGCCAACCGCAGCTTCACCGCCGGCACCTCCGACGGACGAGTCACCGGAGAGTTCTCCTTCGGACTCGCCGGTTGGTTCAGCGAATAGCAAGTCGGCTAACGCGGCGGTTGCGGTGAGCTCGCCGTCGTTGTTCACCGCATTGGTCACGCTCGTCGCTGTAGCCGTTTCAGTGTCTCTTTGA
- the LOC106394804 gene encoding serine/threonine-protein kinase Aurora-3 — MDKKPTDPDARDPEKPFSLADFEIGRPLGKGKFGRVYLAREVKSHFVVALKVIFKEQIEKYKLHHQLRREMEIQTSLRHPNILRLFGWFDDDERIFLILEYAHGGELYGLLKENGHLTEQQAATYISSLSQALAYCHGKCVIHRDIKPENLLLDHKGRLKIADFGWSVQSSNKRKTMCGTLDYLAPEMVEHRDHDHAVDNWTLGILCYEFLYGNPPFEAESQKDTFKRIVKIDLSFPPTPNVSAEARNLISQLLVKDPSKRLSLTKIMQHPWIVKHADPKGVCLI; from the exons ATGGATAAGAAACCGACAGATCCTGACGCTCGCGACCCCGAGAAGCCATTTTCCCTTGCAGATTTCGAGATCGGGAGACCGTTAGGTAAAGGCAAATTCGGCAGAGTCTATCTCGCTCGCGAAGTCAAG AGTCACTTCGTGGTGGCGTTGAAAGTGATATTCAAGGAGCAGATCGAGAAGTACAAACTCCATCACCAGCTAAGGAGAGAGATGGAGATCCAAACGAGCCTAAGGCACCCCAACATCCTCCGTCTCTTCGGTTGGTTCGACGACGATGAGCGTATCTTCTTGATTCTCGAGTATGCTCATGGTGGTGAGCTCTATGGCCTCCTCAAAGAGAATGGTCATCTCACCGAACAACAAGCCGCCACT TACATTTCAAGTCTAAGTCAGGCACTGGCCTATTGTCATGGGAAATGTGTGATTCATAGAGACATCAAACCCGAGAACTTGTTGCTTGATCATAAG GGAAGGTTGAAAATTGCAGATTTTGGGTGGTCAGTGCAGTCAAGTAACAAGAGGAAAACAATGTGTGGGACGTTAGATTACTTGGCACCTGAGATGGTTGAACACAGAGATCACGATCATGCTGTTGATAACTGGACTTTAGGGATACTGTGTTACGAGTTTCTCTATGGGAACCCTCCTTTCGAAGCTGAGAGTCAGAAAGATACATTCAAGAG AATTGTTAAGATCGATCTGAGTTTTCCTCCTACGCCAAATGTCTCTGCGGAAGCTAGAAATCTAATCAGTCAG CTTCTTGTAAAGGATCCTTCCAAAAGACTCTCTCTTACGAAGATCATGCAACACCCTTGGATCGTCAAGCACGCAGATCCTAAAGGTGTGTGCCTCATTTGA